Proteins encoded in a region of the Kryptolebias marmoratus isolate JLee-2015 linkage group LG14, ASM164957v2, whole genome shotgun sequence genome:
- the npy8ar gene encoding neuropeptide Y receptor Y8a, giving the protein MSNDSAILGAWEGSDWADTSQCPPSVGGATFLIVAYSAVIAIGLLGNAGLVFIIARQQELRNVTNILIANLSCSDILMCVVCLPVTVIYTLMDRWVLGEALCKVTPFVQCMSVTVSIFSLVLIALERHQLILHPTGWSPAAGHSYLAVGLTWLVACFISLPFLSFNILTNDPFQNISLPANPFRDHLICMELWPSDKHRLAYTTSLLIFQYCLPLVLVLLCYLRIFLRLRRRRDILERSRRTRGAQRINVMLLAIVVAFALCWLPLNVFNTLFDWHHQALPDCQHDAVFSACHLTAMASTCINPVVYGFLNSNFQRELRTTLQRCQCGNRAGESYESFPLSTVGSEGVTKATSLNRMGSVCAPSPRLEISSAVLAKSLPANI; this is encoded by the exons ATGTCCAACGACAGCGCCATCCTCGGTGCCTGGGAGGGCTCCGACTGGGCAGACACATCTCAGTGCCCACCGTCAGTAGGCGGAGCCACTTTCCTGATAGTGGCATACAGCGCTGTCATAGCAATTGGGTTGCTCGGCAACGCAGGGCTGGTATTCATCATCGCCCGGCAACAGGAGTTGCGCAACGTCACCAACATCCTTATCGCCAACCTGTCGTGCTCAGATATCCTGATGTGTGTGGTGTGTCTACCGGTTACCGTAATCTACACACTGATGGACCGCTGGGTGCTGGGGGAGGCGCTGTGTAAG GTGACTCCCTTTGTTCAGTGCATGTCTGTGACAGTGTCCATCTTCTCCTTGGTGCTCATCGCTCTGGAGCGTCACCAGCTGATCCTCCATCCCACCGGTTGGTCCCCCGCTGCCGGCCACTCTTATCTGGCCGTGGGGCTCACGTGGCTGGTCGCCTGCTTCATCTCCCTGCCCTTCCTCTCCTTCAACATCCTCACCAACGACCCCTTCCAGAACATCAGCCTGCCTGCCAACCCGTTCAG GGACCATTTGATCTGCATGGAGCTGTGGCCGTCAGACAAACATCGACTCGCCTACACAACTTCCTTGCTGATCTTCCAGTACTGCCTGCCGCTCGTGCTGGTCCTTCTCTGTTACCTAAGAATCTTCCTCCGCCTGAGACGACGCAG GGATATACTGGAGCGCAGCAGGAGGACTCGAGGAGCCCAGAGGATTAACGTCATGCTGTTAGCCATCGTCGTGGCCTTCGCTCTGTGCTGGCTCCCGTTGAATGTCTTCAACACTCTGTTTGACTGGCACCACCAGGCCCTGCCTGACTGTCAGCATGACGCTGTCTTCTCTGCCTGTCACCTTACAGCAATGGCTTCTACCTGCATCAACCCCGTTGTGTACGGCTTTCTCAACAGCAACTTCCAGCGGGAGCTGAGGACAACGTTGCAGCGCTGCCAGTGTGGCAACCGGGCAGGGGAGAGCTATGAGAGCTTCCCCCTGTCCACCGTGGGCAGCGAGGGTGTGACCAAAGCCACATCGCTCAACAGGATGGGATCAGTGTGCGCTCCCTCACCCAGACTTGAGATTAGCTCGGCAGTACTAGCCAAATCATTACCAGCTAACATATAA